In Choloepus didactylus isolate mChoDid1 chromosome 6, mChoDid1.pri, whole genome shotgun sequence, one DNA window encodes the following:
- the LOC119537234 gene encoding tripartite motif-containing protein 77-like, giving the protein MDSDVLQCSCMELTCPICRDYFIDPVTISCRHSFCRPCLYLLWEDAQTPTHCPVCRAISQQTDFKPNIFLKKQVSLTRRAVFCQLPTSAMQICSRHQAIKNLFCEADKSLLCLFCCKSQAHFAHTHCPIEQAAEEYREKLLMQMKSIWETRQKNQRNLNKETSIIRGWADYVNQRMVMIRAEFPKLFQYLHKEKQNHLNGLEMVGKAIFKLLKESETRMIQTEQLLRGMFEELKEMCRKPDLELLQTLGDILERSESLQLFMPRPVNPELGSWAITGMSERLNYFRVYITLDRKLGSYHMPLFEDLKRLQCSPDHQDMPCNPSGLEYVPMWGAQIFTFGKHYWEADVRNSGNWIIGLCDDSWTKRSDMLLDSEGLFLLLCVKVDDCFSLFSTSPLLPHYVRRPQGQLGVFLDYECGKVSFVNVAQSSLICSFLSCSFSSPLRPFICFEPTFLRITKSWPPSREF; this is encoded by the exons ATGGATTCTGATGTCCTGCAGTGTTCTTGCATGGAGCTCACCTGTCCCATCTGCAGAGACTACTTCATAGACCCTGTCACCATCAGCTGTCGGCACAGCTTTTGTCGGCCCTGTCTCTACCTCTTGTGGGAAGATGCCCAAACTCCTACTCACTGTCCTGTGTGCAGGGCAATATCACAGCAAACAGACTTCAAGCCcaatatttttctgaagaaacaAGTTTCTCTTACCAGACGAGCAGTCTTCTGCCAATTACCAACCTCTGCAATGCAGATCTGTAGTAGACACCAGGCAATAAAGAATCTCTTCTGTGAAGCTGACAAGAGCTTGCTATGTTTGTTCTGCTGTAAATCTCAAGCGCATTTTGCTCACACACACTGTCCAATAGAGCAGGCTGCTGAGGAATACAGG GAAAAGCTCCTGATGCAAATGAAGTCTATTTGGGAAACGAGacagaaaaatcagagaaatctAAACAAAGAGACCAGCATAATCAGAGGATGGGCG GATTATGTGAATCAACGGATGGTGATGATCAGGGCTGAATTTCCAAAGCTGTTTCAATACCtccataaagaaaagcaaaaccatTTAAATGGTCTGGAAATGGTAGGCAAGGCGATTTTCAAGCTACTCAAGGAAAGTGAAACGAGAATGATTCAGACAGAACAGCTCCTAAGAGGAATGTTTGAGGAGCTGAAGGAAATGTGCCGTAAACCAGACTTGGAGCTACTCCAG ACTTTGGGAGACATATTAGAAAG GAGTGAGTCCTTGCAGCTGTTCATGCCTCGGCCTGTGAACCCAGAGCTTGGTTCCTGGGCCATCACTGGGATGTCAGAAAGGCTCAACTACTTCCGAG TGTATATTACCTTGGATCGTAAGCTAGGCAGTTATCACATGCCTCTGTTTGAAGACCTGAAACGCTTGCAGTGCAGTCCTGACCATCAAGATATGCCCTGTAATCCATCAGGTTTAGAGTATGTTCCTATGTGGGGAGCTCAAATCTTCACCTTTGGCAAACATTACTGGGAGGCGGATGTGAGAAACTCGGGGAATTGGATTATAGGACTCTGTGATGATTCCTGGACCAAGAGGAGCGACATGCTACTGGACTCTGAGGGTCTCTTTCTACTTCTGTGTGTCAAAGTGGATGATTGTTTCAGTCTCTTCTCCACATCCCCGTTGTTACCTCACTATGTTCGGAGACCTCAGGGCCAGCTAGGGGTGTTCCTGGATTATGAGTGTGGTAAGGTGAGCTTTGTTAATGTTGCCCAAAGCTCCCTCATCTGTAGTTTCCTCTCatgctccttctcttcccctctccgACCTTTCATTTGCTTTGAGCCCACCTTCTTAAGAATAACTAAGAGTTGGCCCCCATCCAGGGAATTCTAA